A region of Sesamum indicum cultivar Zhongzhi No. 13 linkage group LG7, S_indicum_v1.0, whole genome shotgun sequence DNA encodes the following proteins:
- the LOC105166461 gene encoding calmodulin-like protein 3: protein MPTILLRIFLVYNLILSYLVPKKLRAYLPSSWYPYQQQQQQQQQVKKEPTVALSSSIVPSSRIVIHRRMDPNELKRVFQMFDRNGDGRITKQELSDSLHNMGISIPDEELTQMIDKVDINGDGCVDIDEFGTLYQTIMDERDEEEDMKEAFNVFDQNGDGFISVDELKSVLVSLGLKQGKAAEDCRQMIMRVDVDGDGMVNFSEFKQMMRGGGFAALTN, encoded by the coding sequence ATGCCAACCATTTTGCTCAGGATTTTCCTTGTCTACAACCTAATACTCTCCTATTTGGTGCCCAAGAAGTTGAGGGCATACCTCCCATCTTCTTGGTACCCATACcaacagcaacaacaacaacaacaacaggTTAAGAAAGAGCCTACTGTGGCCTTGTCCTCGTCCATCGTCCCATCGTCCCGTATTGTAATTCATCGTAGAATGGATCCCAATGAGCTGAAAAGGGTGTTCCAGATGTTCGACAGGAACGGGGACGGGAGGATCACCAAACAGGAGCTCAGTGATTCTCTGCACAACATGGGGATCTCCATCCCGGACGAGGAGCTAACTCAGATGATCGATAAGGTGGACATTAACGGAGATGGCTGCGTCGACATAGATGAGTTCGGGACGTTGTACCAAACCATAATGGACGAGCGTGACGAGGAGGAAGACATGAAGGAGGCGTTCAACGTCTTCGATCAGAACGGAGATGGATTCATCAGCGTGGACGAGCTGAAATCCGTGCTGGTGTCTCTGGGCCTGAAGCAAGGGAAGGCTGCGGAGGACTGCAGGCAGATGATCATGAGGGTCGACGTCGACGGCGATGGCATGGTCAACTTCTCGGAGTTCAAGCAGATGATGAGAGGTGGAGGCTTCGCTGCTCTCACCAATTAA
- the LOC105166462 gene encoding pentatricopeptide repeat-containing protein At2g17210 → MRFSIIPADTNIRNLYHKIKESSVNGRWEEVFSHYRKIKRMGVQPIDHSIFPHTLKACCALSCTLGKSVHASLLKQGFDSFSLVGNSLMHFYSKSGELASALDVFNCIKMKDSVSWNIILHAHLDEGAFQEACDLFIQARAFGFEPNISNLVLIVQAYRRIGAFIDAKKFHGYLLQSGLWSLTSVQNSLLGMYTDISMEYAEKLFHEMYEKDVISWSVMIGGYVHSYEPMFALETFKQMVTEFGVEGDGQTMVSVIKGCANLEDIRMGKSIHGFVVLRGLNYDLFVMNTLVDFYCKYGDVDSAATAFREITHRNIISWNSLLSGFVHNEKHGEALTLFASMMKSGVDADEVTLVNLLQICKVLGDLRQCKLVHSRVFQGGFQSNDLVMNSLIDAYAKCNQIKLAWRVFCQMKRPDIVTWSTIISGFTHSGMPDEAIALYRDLRFSLENPNPNPVTLLSLLEACALSAELGRSKWAHGIAIRMGLASDVVVGTAILDMYSKCGAIHASRKAFDQISRKNIISWSAIIAAYGLNGLPHDALALLYEMEVHGLKPNPVTILSVLSACCHGGLVEEGLSIFKELANKHGTELKLEHYSCLVDLLARAGNLDDALELIKSIPFGMKPGASAWGALLSASRNYENGKLTAGALSQILELEPSNSAGYLLASNMYATGGSWMDASRMRCLMKERGIKVVAAYSLVHVSNKAYTFTAGDKYHHMSHLFCPVIEQLHSCMGMDMGARLPTT, encoded by the coding sequence ATGCGTTTCTCAATTATCCCGGCAGATACCAATATCCGCAATTTGTATCATAAAATCAAAGAATCATCAGTGAATGGAAGATGGGAAGAGGTATTTTCCCACTacagaaagataaaaagaatGGGAGTTCAACCCATAGATCATTCAATTTTCCCTCACACTCTCAAGGCTTGTTGTGCTCTGTCGTGTACACTTGGAAAGTCTGTCCATGCATCCCTGCTTAAGCAGGGATTTGATTCATTCAGTTTGGTGGGAAATTCATTGATGCACTTTTATTCGAAATCTGGAGAATTGGCCTCTGCATTGGATGTTTTTAACTGCATTAAGATGAAAGATTCAGTTTCATGGAATATAATTCTCCATGCGCATCTTGATGAAGGTGCATTTCAGGAAGCATGTGATTTGTTTATTCAAGCTAGAGCCTTTGGTTTTGAGCCCAATATCTCGAATTTGGTGCTCATAGTTCAGGCTTATCGCAGGATTGGAGCTTTTATTGATGCCAAGAAATTTCATGGTTACTTGCTTCAAAGTGGGCTGTGGAGCCTAACTTCAGTACAAAATTCTCTTTTGGGTATGTACACAGACATTAGTATGGAATATGCTGAAAAACTTTTTCATGAAATGTATGAGAAAGATGTAATTTCTTGGAGCGTGATGATCGGTGGTTATGTGCACAGTTACGAACCTATGTTTGCTTTAGAGACATTCAAACAGATGGTCACGGAGTTTGGGGTTGAAGGGGATGGACAAACCATGGTAAGCGTAATCAAAGGCTGTGCTAATTTAGAGGACATCAGAATGGGAAAATCAATTCATGGCTTTGTAGTCTTAAGAGGTTTAAATTACGATTTGTTTGTCATGAATACTCTAGTTGACTTTTATTGCAAGTACGGTGACGTGGATTCTGCTGCTACAGCATTCAGGGAGATCACTCATAGGAACATAATATCATGGAATTCTTTGCTATCTGGATTTGTTCATAATGAGAAGCATGGAGAGGCACTGACATTGTTTGCTTCAATGATGAAGTCAGGAGTTGATGCTGATGAGGTGACTCTGGTTAACCTACTTCAAATATGCAAAGTATTAGGAGATCTGCGTCAATGCAAGTTGGTTCATTCTAGGGTATTTCAGGGAGGTTTCCAATCAAATGATCTGGTCATGAATTCTTTGATTGATGCATACGCGAAATGCAATCAGATCAAGCTTGCATGGAGAGTATTCTGCCAAATGAAAAGACCAGATATTGTTACCTGGAGTACAATAATCTCAGGTTTCACTCACAGCGGCATGCCGGATGAAGCAATTGCTCTTTATCGGGATTTGAGATTTTCTCTAGAAAACCCAAACCCAAATCCTGTTACCCTGTTGAGCCTTCTTGAGGCTTGTGCACTTTCTGCTGAACTTGGAAGATCAAAATGGGCCCATGGCATTGCCATTCGGATGGGCTTGGCATCAGATGTAGTAGTTGGGACTGCTATACTTGATATGTACTCTAAATGTGGGGCTATACACGCATCAAGAAAGGCCTTTGACCAAATTTCAAGGAAGAACATTATTTCATGGAGTGCAATTATTGCCGCATATGGCCTAAATGGATTGCCACACGATGCTCTAGCTCTGCTTTATGAAATGGAAGTTCATGGTTTGAAGCCCAATCCAGTAACAATTCTCTCAGTTTTATCTGCATGTTGCCATGGGGGATTGGTTGAGGAGGGACTCTCTATATTCAAAGAGCTGGCAAACAAGCATGGTACTGAACTAAAGTTAGAGCATTACTCGTGCCTTGTGGATTTGCTGGCTAGAGCCGGAAACCTTGATGATGCGTTGGAACTAATTAAGTCTATTCCTTTTGGCATGAAGCCCGGTGCTAGTGCTTGGGGTGCACTTTTGAGTGCCTCTAGGAACTATGAGAACGGAAAATTAACTGCAGGTGCTCTTTCTCAGATTCTTGAATTGGAGCCATCAAACTctgctggttatttacttgcATCAAACATGTATGCCACTGGAGGTTCATGGATGGATGCATCCAGGATGAGATGTTTGATGAAGGAAAGAGGTATAAAGGTGGTGGCTGCTTACAGCTTGGTTCATGTAAGTAACAAAGCGTATACTTTCACTGCAGGAGATAAGTACCATCATATGTCTCATTTGTTCTGCCCCGTCATTGAGCAATTGCATTCCTGTATGGGGATGGATATGGGAGCAAGACTACCAACAACTTAG